Sequence from the Pseudomonas sp. 7SR1 genome:
CTTCGACGCCAATGCCGTCACCTGGCAATACACATACTTGTTGTCGCCGGCTCATTAGCGGATACCTCCGCTTGCCAGGGAGGGCGATAGAGTCGTCGGCAATGGCTTTATAGACTTTTCCGGCTTGCGGCTACCCTGTTCGTGCAATATCTGCAAAGCGTGGAAAGTTGAAGCGGGGCTGTACGCCTTTATCACATCATCCAGGCGTTGCTGAACATCGAAGGGCATGTTGTAGGTGCCCATCATGACATCTGTCAGCGACAATGGCAGGCTGCTGGCGGGCACGGTGTCGGCGGTGAGCTGGGATAAATGCAGGGCACTCACCAGGTCATAGTCATTGCGAATGCCGGCACGGTGCAGGTAGGCGACAAAAACACCCAGGTGCAGATTGCCCGCCCCCTTGCCCATGCCACAGATTGAAGCATCGATGTATTCGGCGCCGGCATCCATGGCGGCAATGGAATTGGAAAGCGCCAGGGAAAGGTTGTTGTGGGCATGGAAGCCCAAGGGGATCAGGACCCGGCTGGATATCCGAGTGATCAGCCGGTCTACATCGGCAGGTATCATGTTGCCGTTGGAGTCCGCGAACACCAGCAGGTCTGCCCCGGCGTTTTCCGCGCGCAGGCTCATATCGGAAATTTCCCCAGGACCCAGGGTTGTGACATGGGTGATATTGGCGCTTACCTGGAAGCCATGAGCCTTGGCCAGTCGCACGGTGGCCAACCCGTCGTCCAGACGGTCGCGGCGCAGGCAAACCCTGATCATCGACACGCCATATTCCTGAAGCAGCTGGAAGTCGCTGGCATCGACATTGTGCGGATGCACCATGACGCACAAGTCGATCCGCCCCGCGGCGGCGTCATGGACCGCACTCAGGTACTGGGCGTCGACAGCGCTGGTGAGCCCATGCTCGTGCTTGCGTACGAACGAACCGTTGCGGTAACCGATTTCGCAGTACGGAATGCCGGCTTCGACCATTTGAGAAATTGCAGACTGGGCATAATCAACGGTGAAGTTGAAATCATTGCGGTATCCACCGTCTCGCAGCGTGACATCGATAATCTTTATCTGGCTCATGAATACAGTCCCTTTTTCATGTTTCGAAGGCACGCAAGTGTGCCGCTTTAACTTCGAATAAGCAGAGGTAACCAGGAGTAACAATGTCTTGCGCAGCCGTATACGCATAACGATCAGCCGACAGTGGCGGCGTTATTGGCGTAAAAGGCAGGGGGATTATTATTATAGGAATGTAACGGTTTTCTACGAGGTCATGATTTCAGCGAAAACTCGTTCGCCTGACCTGATTCGATACTGGACAACATTCCGCAGATTGTAAACAGGTTGTTTTTAACAGCTGCTGTTAAAAAATTCCCAGTCGGGTCGAACCTTTTATTAACGATGTTGCTGTGCAAAGCAATGAATGATGAAGTCCATCATGGCCCTTATTCCGGGAGCCGTTCGCATGTCGCGATGGACCACCAGCCATAGCTCAGCATGTAACGGCCGCTCTTCGATCGAGACCCTGTGCAGGCCGCTTTGAGGATTGGCCATGAATACGGGGAGCAAGGCGATACCGGCGCCGGCCCTGGCCGCTTCGGCCTGTACATCGAAGGATTTGACCCTTAGCACCACTGGCCTTTGGCCCGCGGCATTCTCCAGCCAGATGCGCTGAGGGGAGGGTTCTTGTTCATCGTCATGGGCGATGAATTCATAGGCTGAGGGGGCACGGCCCTGGAGATAGGATTGCGCGGCGAAAAAACCGAAATCCAGGGTGCCGATCTTCCGCACGACCAGGTCCGTCTCGGTCGGTCGTCCGACGCTGATCGCGATATCCGCTTCGCGCCTTGCCATGGAGGCCATGCGGGGGTTGGACAGGATCCGCACGTTGACGCCAGGACATTGCTCCCTTAGCTGACCGAGACGGGGCGCAATGAAATGCGTCGTCAGGTGGGGAGGTGAGCTGAGGGTAATGTCTGCGACTTTATCGGTGCGGATCGCGCAGACCGCGCGGCTCAGCGCGCAGGCAGTTTCCTGCATGCGGTTACCCAACTGGGCGATCCGCTCGCCGTTTTCGGTCAATTCGTATCGGTGGCTGCGCCGGTCCACCAGGCGTATTTTCAGTGCCGTTTCAAGGGCCGCTATCCGCCGTGAAACAGTCGCGTGTTCGACGTTTAACGACCGCGCTGCGGCAGCCAGGGAGCGTATTCTCGCGAAGGCGATGAAATACCGAAGGTTCTCCCAATCGAACTGGGTGCTGTCCACAGGGAAATCGACGGCCTGCGAGGCGGTGAGTGAAGTGCTGCTAACATCCATATCGTAACTCCGTCCGAGTGGTTCTGACCGATAAAAACTCCGCTGAGTTCGAGAAAGACCGTGGCAGGCCACGGTCTCCGAGGAATGACTTTAGTGCAAAACCGCCTGGGTTTCCGACGCAAGGCCTGGTTGTCGGGCTCCATACACAAGCACCTTGGTCGCGATTGTCGCAGCTGCCAGTGCACAGAAAACCAGCCCGCTGACGATGGTTCCTTCCATTCCCAAGCGTGCGAGGAACCAGCCGCCGGCGGTTGCACCGAGCGTCACGCCCAAATTGATGAATGAAATGTAGAGTCCCGTCACAAACTCGGGAGCCTCCGGGGCTTCGGAGGTCAACCATACCTGCGTTACGATCAGGCCACTGGTGTGTGTGGCGCCCCACAGCACGACGATCAACACCATCGGCAAAATGGCTGCACTGGCGAAGAAATGGAGGATCAGGTAGGACGCACCCAGCATGATCGGATGCATCAGCGTGGTACTCACTTTGTTCCTGGACAGCAAGCGGCCCGCCAGCAAATTACCGGCTACACCTCCCACACCAAAGAGGATCAACATGGCGCTGATCACCTCACCGCTCATGCCGGCTTCACGAGACAGGTATTCGGCGCTGTAGGAGTACACCGAAAACATCGCACCGAAGATCAGGGTGGAGGCCAGGATATTGAGCCACAGCGTCGGTTTGCGCAGGATAGCCAGCTGTTCCCCATAAGGGGTTCGCTGTCCGGCAAAGGTATCGGGTAGCCGGGCGATGATGCCGAGGCCGGCGATCACATTGACTGCGGTGCAGAACAGAAAGGCCGCCTCGTAGGAGAAGCGTGCGGCGATCCAGGTGGTGATAGGCACGCCCAGGACCATGCCCATGCTGGTGCCGACAAACGCTTTGGCCGTCGCTTGCGTAGCCTGTTCCTTGGGATAAAGAGACACCGCTGCGACAAAAGCCAGAGAGAAATACACCGGATGGAAGAACGCCGGAATGATCCGCAGGACCGCAAGCCATCCGTAATCGGGCGCATAGGCCGACAAGGCGCTGGAACCGGCAAAAATGAACAACGACAGGGTCAGGATCCGCTTGCGGTTGTAACGTGAAAACAACAGCACCATGAAGGGGCCGAATACCGCAATGATCAGGGCGAACAGGCCCACCAGATAGCCCGCCTGAGAGGCGCTGACGCTGTAGCGTTCGATGATCACCGGCAAGATACCGACTACGCCGAACTCGATGGTGTAGACCCCGAACAAACCCAGCGCGATGAAGAACAACGGGTTGAACATTTTCATGGCCGGTCCTCCAGGGTCACGATGACTTTGCCGAACTGCTCACCGGCCTCCAGGTATTCATGGGCCTCGACGATCTCGTCGAAGGTAAAGGTTCTGGCGATTACAGGGGACAGGCTGCCCTCGATCAGGCCGCTGGAGACGAACGCCTTGCCTTGGGCAAACAGGACCGGGTCGTTGACGATTTCGTGCAGCAGGTAGCCTCGCAGCGTGAGGCTTTTCCCTAGCACGGTGAACAGCGGAAAGGGCGAGGGCTCGCTGCTCAAGGCTCCGTACTCGATGATAATGCCGCCGCGACGGGTGGCATCCGCCAACGGCTCGATAGCCGGACCGCCCACTGGATCGAAGACAACCCTGGCGCCATCGCCGGCCGTGATCTCCCCGACACGTACCGCCAGATTTTCCTTGTCGCTGACAATCACATGAGCGGCACCGGCCGCCAGCAGCTTGCGGACCTTTTCCTCGCCACGGGTCACCGCGATAGGTATCGCCCCTACACGGTTGGCAATCTGAATGGCAGCCAGGCCTACACTGCTCGAAGCGGCGGTTATCAGCACGATGTCACCTGCAACCAGTCCGGCGACGGGCAATAACGCGCCCCAGGCCGTGAGATATTGCATCCAGACGCCAGCGGCCTGTTCGAGGCTGAGGCTGTCCGGATGTTTGACCAGCATCGCCGCCGGCACCACCGCCTGCTCGGCATAGGTTCCCCATCGAGCGATGCTCGAAGGGGGAACGAGGCTGACCGGATCGCCTATCTCAAAATCGTGTACGGCATCGCCTAAGGCTTCGACAAAACCGGCTGCTTCGTACCCCAGCCGGCTGGGAAACTCAGCCTGCTCAAGGTACTGGCCGCGCCTGAACATGGATTCGGCGCGGTTGAGACCGATGGCTTTTACCCGGATGCGGACCTCATCAGGGCCTGGCTGGGCGACCGGTAAATCCTCGATTCGCAGGACCTCTGGATCACCATACTCATGGAACCGAACGACACGTGTCATGGCATTTCTCGCAAGGGTTGGGGACGTTTGCAGTCTAGAGGCGCGCCGAATGCAGAAAAACGCGCTGGAGTTCCGGTGTTAACGGATGTATGTGTCCGCAATGGGAATTGACCGGGCCTGGGGTAGCCGGCGGCCAACACTGCGAACCAGGACGTAGAAGAGCGGGGTGAAGAGCAATCCGAATGCGGTCACGCCCAACATGCCGAAGAACACCGCGACGCCCATCGCCTGGCGCATTTCCGCTCCGGCTCCGGTGGAAATCACCAGGGGGACGACGCCCATGACAAAGGCAATCGAGGTCATCAGGATCGGCCTGAGCCTCAACTTGCTGGCCTCCCAGGCGGCGCTCGACGGGGTGTGCCCCTGGCGTTCCAGATCCCTTGCAAATTCGACGATCAGGATGGCGTTCTTGGACGCCAGGCCCACCAGTACCATCAGGCCTATCTGGGTGAAAATGTTGTTATCGCCTCCGGTCAACCAGACGCCCGCGAGCGCCGAAAGCACCCCCATCGGCACGATCAGGATCACCGCCAGCGGCAGCAGGAGACTTTCGTACAGCGCCGCCAGAACCAGAAAAACCAGGAGCGTGCTGACCGCCAGCACCCAGGCGGTCGTGTCACCGGCCAGCCGTTGCTGGTAGGTCAGGTCGGTCCATTCCATACGTACGCCCTGGGGCAGGGTCTGCCGGGCGATGCGCTCGATGGCTGCTTCTGCCTGGCCCGAAGAGTAACCGGGGGCGGGGGCGCCGTTGACGTCCGCCGCTGTAAAAGCGTTGTAATGCACGACCATTTCCGGCCCATAGCCGGGATCGACCGACAGCAGCGTCGACAAGGGCACCATGTCGCCGTAGGCATTACGAACCTTCAAGCGTTTGATGTCTTCGGGGTGGGCCCTGAACGGCGCATCGGCCTGCGCCCTGACTTGGTAAACACGCCCGAAAAGGTTGAAATCGTTGACGTATAGAGATCCCAGGTAAATCTGCAGGGTCTCGAATACATCGGTTACCGAGACGCCGAGCTGCTTGGCTTTGACCCGATTTAGATCGACGTCCAGTTGGGGCACGTTTATCTGGTAGCTGGAGAAAAGGGGGCCTAATTCCGGCGCCTTGGCAGCCTCGGTCATGAAGGCTTTGACCGCGCTGTCGAGTGCGACATAACCCAGGCTGGCGCGGTCCTCGATCTGGAGTTTGAACCCGCCCAGTGTTCCCAGCCCAAGGACGGGGGGCGGCGGGAAGACCGCAGTGAAGGACTGCGCAATCTTGCTGAACTCGGCATTGAGTTCTGCCGCTATCCGGTTCGCCCCCAACTCCTCGCCGGAACGCTCGGCAAAGGGTTTGAGGATGACGAAGATGATCCCGGAGCTTGAAGAGTTCATCAGACCGTTGACGGACATGCCGGGAAACTCGAGGGTGTGGGCAACGCCAGGATGTTTCAGCGCGATGTCGTTCATTTGCTGGATGACCTGCTCGGTTCGATCCAGCGAGGCACCGGCGGGCAGTTGAGCGAAACCCACCAGGAACTCCTTGTCCTGGGCCGGAACGAACCCCGTCGGTAGCGTGTGGCTCAACCAGGCGCAGGCACACAGCAGAACCGCGAACACCGCGAACGTCCTGCCCTTGTGCGCCAGCACACCGTGTACGCCGGCACCATAGTGCTCCTCGGCTTGCTTGAATCGACGATTGAAACCTTTGAAAAAACGCCCCATGACTTTGTCGATTCCACGTTCCAGCGGATCCTTTGGCGCGCCGTGTGGCTTGAGCAGCAGGGCGCAGAGGGCCGGGGAAAGTGTCAACGAATTGAATGCCGAGATCACCGTGGAAATGGCTATGGTCAAGGCGAACTGGCGGTAGAAACCGCCAGAAAGGCCGGGCATGAACGCCAATGGAATGAACACGCAAACCAGCGTAAGGGTGATGGCGACGATGGGTTTGCTCACCTCTGCCATTGCCTGGTAAGTGGCCTGGTGCGGTGACAACCCTTGGCTGATGTTGCGTTCGACATTTTCCACCACGACGATCGCGTCATCCACGACGATGCCGATCGCCAATACCAGGCCGAACAGTGACAACGCGTTGATGGAGAATCCGAACGCCAGCAAGAACGCCAGTGTGCCGACGATGGATATCGGCACAGCCAGCAATGGAATGACCGAGGCGCGCCAGGTTTGCAGGAACACGATCACCACCAGCACCACCAGCACGATGGCTTCGAACAGAGTGCTGATCACCGCATCGATACTGGAACGGACGAACTGGGTCGGGTCGAAGACGATTTTGTAATCGACGCCTGCCGGCATATCGGCCTTGGCTTGAGTCATGATTTCCCGAGCCCGGGCTGAAATGTCCAGCGCGTTGCCGCCCGCCATCTGGAAAACTCCGAAGCCTACCGCCGGCTGCCCGTCGACTAGCGAGCGAAGCGCGTAGGTGGAAGCGGCCAATTCGATCCGGGCCACATCGCGCAAGTACGTCACGCCCCCGTCCGGTACCGTCTTGATGACGATATTGCCGAATTCCTCTTCGGTTTTCAGCCGACCTTTGGCGTTGACCGAAAGCTGCAGTGGAACGCCCGCGTTCATGGGCGACGCGCCTATGACGCCGGCCGCGACCTGAATGTTCTGTTCTCGTATGGCCGCCACCACTTCGCCGGCGGTGAGGCCTCGCTGTACAACGCTGTCGGGGTCGATCCAGATACGCATGGCGTAGTCGCCGCCGCCCCAGATGCGCACTTCGCCGACGCCAGGGATACGTTCAAGCTGGCTCTTGATGTTAAGGATGCCGTAGTTGCGAAGGTAGTTGGCGTCGTATTCGTTGTTGGGCGACACCAGATGAATCGCCAGGGTCTGGGTCGATGACGATTTGCTGGTGGTGACGCCAAGGTTCAACACGTCGGCCGGCAGGCGTGGGAGCGCTTCGGAGACACGGTTCTGTACCAACTGCTGAGCCTTGTCGGGGTCGGTGCCCAGCGCGAATGTCACATTGATCGCCAAGGTGCCATCGCTGTTGGCCTGCGATTGCATGTACAGCATGCCTTCCACGCCGTTGATACGCTCTTCAAGCGGCGCGGCGACGCTCTCAGCCACCACTTTGGGGTTGGCACCTGGGTATTGGGCGCTCACCACGATCAACGGCGGCACCACATCGGGGTACTCCGACACTGGCAGCCGCGTTAGCGAGAGTATCCCGGCCAGCAATACAAGAGCGCTGAGGACGCCGGAAAAAATCGGACGGTCGATGAAAAATCCGGAAATGTTCATCATTGTTGCGCCTGTGGTTGGGAAGGCGCACGTACCGGAGCAACCTGGGAGCCCGGTGTCGCCAGGTGCAGGGAACTCACGACCACCTGCTCCTCGGGTGAGATGCCCTGGTCAATGACCCGTAGCGCACCCTGACGTATCCCGGGCTTGACCTGGCGATACTGGACGCGGCCCTCGGCATCGACCACCAGTACGTACTTTTTGTCCT
This genomic interval carries:
- a CDS encoding LysR family transcriptional regulator, giving the protein MDVSSTSLTASQAVDFPVDSTQFDWENLRYFIAFARIRSLAAAARSLNVEHATVSRRIAALETALKIRLVDRRSHRYELTENGERIAQLGNRMQETACALSRAVCAIRTDKVADITLSSPPHLTTHFIAPRLGQLREQCPGVNVRILSNPRMASMARREADIAISVGRPTETDLVVRKIGTLDFGFFAAQSYLQGRAPSAYEFIAHDDEQEPSPQRIWLENAAGQRPVVLRVKSFDVQAEAARAGAGIALLPVFMANPQSGLHRVSIEERPLHAELWLVVHRDMRTAPGIRAMMDFIIHCFAQQHR
- a CDS encoding aldolase catalytic domain-containing protein, producing MRIRLRKTLLLLVTSAYSKLKRHTCVPSKHEKGTVFMSQIKIIDVTLRDGGYRNDFNFTVDYAQSAISQMVEAGIPYCEIGYRNGSFVRKHEHGLTSAVDAQYLSAVHDAAAGRIDLCVMVHPHNVDASDFQLLQEYGVSMIRVCLRRDRLDDGLATVRLAKAHGFQVSANITHVTTLGPGEISDMSLRAENAGADLLVFADSNGNMIPADVDRLITRISSRVLIPLGFHAHNNLSLALSNSIAAMDAGAEYIDASICGMGKGAGNLHLGVFVAYLHRAGIRNDYDLVSALHLSQLTADTVPASSLPLSLTDVMMGTYNMPFDVQQRLDDVIKAYSPASTFHALQILHEQGSRKPEKSIKPLPTTLSPSLASGGIR
- a CDS encoding MFS transporter yields the protein MKMFNPLFFIALGLFGVYTIEFGVVGILPVIIERYSVSASQAGYLVGLFALIIAVFGPFMVLLFSRYNRKRILTLSLFIFAGSSALSAYAPDYGWLAVLRIIPAFFHPVYFSLAFVAAVSLYPKEQATQATAKAFVGTSMGMVLGVPITTWIAARFSYEAAFLFCTAVNVIAGLGIIARLPDTFAGQRTPYGEQLAILRKPTLWLNILASTLIFGAMFSVYSYSAEYLSREAGMSGEVISAMLILFGVGGVAGNLLAGRLLSRNKVSTTLMHPIMLGASYLILHFFASAAILPMVLIVVLWGATHTSGLIVTQVWLTSEAPEAPEFVTGLYISFINLGVTLGATAGGWFLARLGMEGTIVSGLVFCALAAATIATKVLVYGARQPGLASETQAVLH
- a CDS encoding efflux RND transporter permease subunit yields the protein MNISGFFIDRPIFSGVLSALVLLAGILSLTRLPVSEYPDVVPPLIVVSAQYPGANPKVVAESVAAPLEERINGVEGMLYMQSQANSDGTLAINVTFALGTDPDKAQQLVQNRVSEALPRLPADVLNLGVTTSKSSSTQTLAIHLVSPNNEYDANYLRNYGILNIKSQLERIPGVGEVRIWGGGDYAMRIWIDPDSVVQRGLTAGEVVAAIREQNIQVAAGVIGASPMNAGVPLQLSVNAKGRLKTEEEFGNIVIKTVPDGGVTYLRDVARIELAASTYALRSLVDGQPAVGFGVFQMAGGNALDISARAREIMTQAKADMPAGVDYKIVFDPTQFVRSSIDAVISTLFEAIVLVVLVVIVFLQTWRASVIPLLAVPISIVGTLAFLLAFGFSINALSLFGLVLAIGIVVDDAIVVVENVERNISQGLSPHQATYQAMAEVSKPIVAITLTLVCVFIPLAFMPGLSGGFYRQFALTIAISTVISAFNSLTLSPALCALLLKPHGAPKDPLERGIDKVMGRFFKGFNRRFKQAEEHYGAGVHGVLAHKGRTFAVFAVLLCACAWLSHTLPTGFVPAQDKEFLVGFAQLPAGASLDRTEQVIQQMNDIALKHPGVAHTLEFPGMSVNGLMNSSSSGIIFVILKPFAERSGEELGANRIAAELNAEFSKIAQSFTAVFPPPPVLGLGTLGGFKLQIEDRASLGYVALDSAVKAFMTEAAKAPELGPLFSSYQINVPQLDVDLNRVKAKQLGVSVTDVFETLQIYLGSLYVNDFNLFGRVYQVRAQADAPFRAHPEDIKRLKVRNAYGDMVPLSTLLSVDPGYGPEMVVHYNAFTAADVNGAPAPGYSSGQAEAAIERIARQTLPQGVRMEWTDLTYQQRLAGDTTAWVLAVSTLLVFLVLAALYESLLLPLAVILIVPMGVLSALAGVWLTGGDNNIFTQIGLMVLVGLASKNAILIVEFARDLERQGHTPSSAAWEASKLRLRPILMTSIAFVMGVVPLVISTGAGAEMRQAMGVAVFFGMLGVTAFGLLFTPLFYVLVRSVGRRLPQARSIPIADTYIR
- a CDS encoding zinc-dependent alcohol dehydrogenase family protein, encoding MTRVVRFHEYGDPEVLRIEDLPVAQPGPDEVRIRVKAIGLNRAESMFRRGQYLEQAEFPSRLGYEAAGFVEALGDAVHDFEIGDPVSLVPPSSIARWGTYAEQAVVPAAMLVKHPDSLSLEQAAGVWMQYLTAWGALLPVAGLVAGDIVLITAASSSVGLAAIQIANRVGAIPIAVTRGEEKVRKLLAAGAAHVIVSDKENLAVRVGEITAGDGARVVFDPVGGPAIEPLADATRRGGIIIEYGALSSEPSPFPLFTVLGKSLTLRGYLLHEIVNDPVLFAQGKAFVSSGLIEGSLSPVIARTFTFDEIVEAHEYLEAGEQFGKVIVTLEDRP